Proteins encoded within one genomic window of uncultured Draconibacterium sp.:
- a CDS encoding acyl-CoA carboxylase subunit beta — MQEDYRKAFIRFNERNKQLEEQYGEEYFERQHKKGKLTAIERIEILFDEGTFEELDTFVRPTNAKKSTAYGDGVIIGYGQINGRKVFVYAQDFNFMGGSLGAAHAAKIMKVQDMARKMGHPIIGLIDSGGARIQEGIASLAGYAGIFHRNINSSGIIPQISVILGPAAGGAVYSPALTDFIFMTRHVSRMFVTGPEIVKEVLNEDVTFEQLGGADIHASKSGVAHFVYDDEEHTLLGVRKLLQYLPSNNIELPPLTNENTIAPAKPEKLRAIVPDETVVPYNMYDIIENIVDVDSFYEVAEPFAMNMITGFTRLNKQVVGIVANQPKVLAGVLDVNSSVKAARFVRFCDAFNIPLLVLEDVPGFLPGTEQEHAGLIRHGAKLLYAFGEASVPKITVITRKAYGGAYIVMNSKNMGGDFNYAWPSAEVAVMGPEGAIKILKRKELASAENPEELKQQFISEYRETTANPYIADEYGFIDEVIDPAITRQKLISAFELLKNKNLEKMPRKHGNLPL, encoded by the coding sequence ATGCAGGAAGACTACAGAAAAGCTTTTATTCGTTTTAACGAACGCAATAAACAACTGGAAGAACAATATGGCGAAGAATACTTCGAGCGGCAACATAAGAAGGGAAAACTTACCGCCATCGAACGAATTGAAATCCTTTTTGATGAAGGAACTTTTGAAGAACTCGACACCTTTGTGCGACCAACAAATGCTAAAAAATCAACAGCTTACGGCGATGGAGTAATAATTGGCTATGGCCAGATTAATGGCAGAAAAGTGTTTGTTTATGCCCAGGATTTTAATTTTATGGGAGGCTCCCTTGGGGCAGCACATGCTGCTAAAATTATGAAAGTACAGGATATGGCCCGAAAAATGGGACATCCGATTATTGGATTGATTGATTCGGGAGGGGCACGTATACAGGAAGGAATTGCCAGTTTAGCAGGTTATGCAGGTATTTTTCACCGCAACATCAATTCGTCGGGCATTATTCCGCAAATTTCTGTAATCCTCGGGCCTGCTGCCGGCGGGGCGGTTTACTCGCCTGCCCTCACCGATTTTATTTTTATGACCCGCCACGTTTCGCGAATGTTTGTTACCGGCCCAGAAATTGTAAAAGAGGTGCTAAATGAAGACGTTACTTTCGAACAATTGGGAGGCGCCGATATTCATGCCAGTAAAAGCGGAGTTGCACACTTTGTATACGACGACGAAGAACATACCCTTCTTGGCGTACGAAAGCTTCTGCAATACCTCCCCTCCAACAATATTGAACTACCACCACTTACCAACGAAAACACTATTGCTCCAGCCAAACCTGAAAAACTCCGTGCCATTGTTCCCGACGAAACAGTGGTTCCTTACAACATGTACGATATTATTGAAAATATTGTAGATGTTGACAGTTTTTATGAAGTGGCAGAACCGTTTGCCATGAACATGATAACCGGTTTTACCCGTTTAAACAAACAGGTCGTAGGCATTGTCGCCAACCAGCCCAAAGTTTTAGCCGGGGTTCTCGATGTAAACTCATCGGTTAAAGCCGCTCGCTTTGTACGCTTTTGCGATGCATTTAATATTCCTCTCCTTGTGTTGGAAGATGTTCCCGGATTTCTTCCCGGAACAGAACAGGAACATGCCGGATTAATTCGCCATGGTGCCAAATTGCTTTATGCTTTTGGCGAGGCATCTGTTCCTAAAATTACGGTAATTACCCGTAAAGCTTATGGCGGTGCCTACATCGTAATGAACAGCAAAAACATGGGCGGCGATTTTAATTACGCCTGGCCATCAGCCGAAGTGGCAGTTATGGGGCCTGAAGGAGCCATTAAAATCCTGAAAAGAAAGGAACTGGCAAGTGCTGAAAACCCAGAGGAATTAAAGCAACAATTTATTTCGGAATACCGCGAAACAACTGCCAATCCATACATTGCCGACGAATACGGGTTTATCGACGAAGTTATCGATCCGGCTATTACCCGCCAAAAACTCATTTCGGCTTTTGAGCTGCTGAAAAACAAAAACCTGGAAAAAATGCCACGGAAACACGGTAACCTTCCACTTTAA
- a CDS encoding IS4 family transposase, with amino-acid sequence MNQGKYIFAQLTDFLPRRVFDRIVSKHNGNKYVRTFTCWNQMLCMVFGQLTSRDSMRDLLLSLEAHKSKYYHLGFGSTITRRNLGKANEKRSYKIFEDFAYVLIEEARKSCYRSDFEINVDGNIYAFDSSTIDLCLSVFWWAEFRKTKGGIKLHTLYDVKTSIPTFLYISNAKMHDVNALDLISYEPGSFYVIDKAYIDFKRLYHLHQQRAFFVTRAKDNMRFKRLYSNPVDKATGVKYDQIGKLETYYPSKDYPEKLRRVKYYDCESDKELIFLTNNMELKPTEIAYLYKKRWEVELFFKWMKQHLKIKSFWGTTINAVKIQMYCAIIAYCLVALIGNRLKVNRSIYEILQILSISLLDKTPVKEVLTKYDYKNIKELKNKQLIISGF; translated from the coding sequence ATGAACCAAGGCAAATATATCTTCGCACAACTTACAGATTTTTTACCCAGACGTGTATTTGACAGAATTGTCAGCAAACACAACGGGAATAAGTATGTGAGAACTTTTACATGTTGGAATCAAATGCTATGTATGGTATTTGGACAGCTAACTTCAAGAGACAGTATGAGAGATCTACTCTTAAGTCTTGAAGCTCATAAATCTAAATATTATCATCTCGGATTTGGTTCAACAATAACTCGAAGAAACCTTGGCAAAGCCAATGAAAAACGTAGTTATAAAATCTTTGAAGATTTTGCTTATGTTCTCATAGAGGAAGCACGCAAAAGCTGCTACAGATCGGATTTTGAAATCAACGTTGACGGCAATATTTATGCATTTGATTCATCAACAATAGATCTTTGTCTTAGCGTATTCTGGTGGGCTGAGTTTCGGAAAACAAAAGGTGGCATTAAACTGCACACTTTGTATGATGTTAAAACATCTATACCTACGTTCTTGTATATCTCAAATGCCAAAATGCACGATGTCAATGCACTTGATTTAATCTCATATGAGCCTGGAAGCTTTTATGTGATCGACAAAGCTTACATTGATTTTAAAAGGCTATATCATCTTCACCAGCAGCGGGCTTTCTTTGTTACACGGGCAAAAGATAACATGCGATTTAAGCGGTTGTATTCAAACCCCGTTGACAAAGCAACCGGAGTGAAATATGATCAAATCGGCAAGTTGGAAACTTATTACCCAAGCAAAGATTATCCAGAGAAGCTTAGGAGAGTAAAATACTATGATTGTGAATCAGATAAGGAACTAATTTTCCTTACCAACAACATGGAACTTAAACCTACCGAAATAGCTTATCTGTATAAGAAGCGTTGGGAAGTAGAACTGTTCTTCAAGTGGATGAAACAGCATCTGAAGATAAAATCCTTTTGGGGAACAACTATTAATGCTGTAAAAATCCAAATGTATTGTGCGATCATCGCATACTGTCTTGTTGCCCTAATTGGTAACAGGTTGAAAGTTAACCGCTCAATCTACGAAATCCTACAAATCCTTAGCATATCTCTACTCGATAAAACTCCTGTAAAAGAAGTGCTTACGAAATACGATTACAAAAATATCAAAGAACTAAAAAATAAACAATTAATAATCAGCGGGTTTTAA
- a CDS encoding putative transporter gives MELLKLFSHPGTASTLIFLSLTGIAGVLLGKIRFFNIKLGIAGVLFIGLLVGHLGAESDHEVLHFVKEFGLILFVYSIGLEVGPRFIPSLKSNGLKLNFLAMGIVLLGFLVAVTIKLVFNVPTPVITGIMSGAVTNTPGLGAAQQVITEQFANPELTELTGMGYAVAYPFGIIGIILTMLLLRFFFKVNVKSEAKEYTGKLSGVSGKLQAINLEVTNQALYNKPYTLLRETLQGEFVLSRVLRNNEFFVPEEKDTICEGDIIYGVSNKKHYNALELKVGALNKTGETEITGRMGMRHVVFTNKNLAGKTIKQIGISRRYPVNITRIFRAGNEIMAHENDAIEFGDTIRIVGDRKALKEVVDLLGNSMKDLSHPNIIPILIGILGGVLIGSIPINIPGLPAPAKLGLAGGPLVVALFLGHKGRIGKLGFYMTPGANLFIRELGIIMFLACVGLGAGKHFVETIVNGGYMWMVYGIAITAIPMLIIGFTARFLKFNYLSICGLLAGSMTDPPALEYANSLSPVQAQSTAYATVYPLVMFMRVLLAQVLVLLFL, from the coding sequence ATGGAATTATTAAAACTATTTTCCCATCCGGGAACTGCATCAACATTAATCTTCTTAAGCCTTACAGGCATTGCCGGAGTTTTACTCGGAAAGATCCGGTTTTTCAACATCAAATTAGGTATTGCCGGAGTACTTTTTATTGGTCTCCTGGTGGGGCATCTTGGTGCCGAGTCCGATCACGAAGTTTTACATTTTGTAAAAGAATTTGGGCTTATTTTATTCGTTTACTCCATCGGGTTGGAAGTTGGACCACGTTTTATTCCTTCGCTAAAAAGCAACGGTTTAAAACTTAATTTTCTGGCCATGGGAATTGTTCTGCTTGGCTTTTTGGTTGCGGTAACCATAAAACTGGTATTTAATGTGCCAACACCTGTAATAACCGGAATTATGAGTGGTGCGGTAACCAACACTCCCGGGCTGGGTGCTGCCCAGCAGGTTATTACCGAACAATTTGCAAACCCTGAACTAACAGAGTTAACCGGAATGGGCTATGCAGTGGCTTATCCATTTGGAATTATTGGCATTATCCTTACCATGTTGCTACTTCGTTTTTTCTTTAAAGTGAATGTAAAAAGTGAAGCTAAAGAGTACACCGGCAAACTATCGGGAGTAAGCGGGAAACTACAGGCAATAAATCTGGAAGTTACCAACCAGGCGCTGTATAACAAACCTTATACACTTTTGCGCGAAACACTTCAAGGCGAATTTGTATTGTCGAGAGTACTCAGAAATAATGAGTTTTTTGTTCCTGAAGAAAAAGACACCATTTGCGAAGGCGATATAATTTACGGTGTTTCAAACAAAAAACATTACAATGCCCTGGAGCTAAAAGTAGGTGCACTAAATAAAACCGGAGAAACCGAAATTACCGGACGAATGGGAATGCGCCACGTGGTATTTACCAACAAAAATCTGGCCGGTAAAACCATTAAACAAATTGGAATTTCACGACGCTATCCGGTAAATATTACGCGTATTTTCCGTGCCGGAAACGAAATAATGGCGCATGAAAACGATGCCATTGAATTTGGCGATACCATTCGTATTGTTGGCGATAGAAAAGCATTAAAAGAGGTTGTGGATTTACTGGGTAACTCAATGAAAGACCTCTCCCATCCTAATATTATCCCAATTCTTATCGGAATATTGGGCGGTGTTTTAATTGGAAGCATCCCGATCAATATTCCCGGATTGCCGGCACCTGCCAAACTAGGCCTTGCCGGAGGTCCACTTGTTGTTGCACTGTTTTTAGGCCATAAAGGGCGTATTGGTAAACTCGGTTTTTATATGACGCCCGGAGCTAACCTGTTTATTCGCGAATTAGGCATTATTATGTTCCTGGCCTGTGTTGGCCTCGGGGCAGGTAAACATTTTGTTGAAACCATTGTAAACGGCGGATATATGTGGATGGTTTACGGAATTGCCATTACCGCCATACCAATGTTGATTATCGGTTTTACGGCCCGATTCTTAAAATTCAATTACCTGTCAATTTGTGGGTTGCTTGCCGGTTCAATGACCGACCCGCCAGCCCTGGAATATGCCAATTCGCTTTCTCCGGTACAGGCACAATCAACAGCTTATGCAACTGTGTATCCGCTGGTTATGTTTATGCGCGTTCTTCTGGCCCAGGTTCTGGTCTTATTGTTTTTATAA
- the metE gene encoding 5-methyltetrahydropteroyltriglutamate--homocysteine S-methyltransferase, protein MLTQNLGFPRIGAQRELKRACEKYWKGISSLEELQETGRLERLKNWQFQYNAGIDLIPSNDFSFYDQVADHIFMFGAIPSRFKMLTSKLNNSDLYFALCRGYQKDGFDVTPLEMTKWFDTNYHYLVPEFEKNQQFKLSSNKVIDEFNEALEAGIKTKPVLLGPFSFLKLGKEKSTDFNRLDLIHALLPVYIELIGRMENAGIDCIQIDEPCLAGDLTHPEQQLYRAVLTELFGSFPSIKFVLTSYFDGIEKQIDWVKCLPLEILHLDLVRAPEQLDLFLEKIPKFLTLSLGLVDGRNIWANNLHESLEIIQKTAKKIGTDRIILAPSCSLLHVPYNLENEDDETNLPLFVKEKMAFAFQKINELVLLKELALVNPSKQAVEKLEKNKIVVENWAKNPAITNTQVQKQVAEVQNKWGKIDRKSSFKERICKQQEKLNLPLFPTTMIGSLPQTTEVRKMRRNFINGSISKQEYDEFIEAAIKDAINWQEEVGIDVLVHGEFERNDMVEFFGEQLEGFAQTQNGWVQSYGSRGVKPPIIFGDVFRKAPMTIHISKLAQSFTEKPMKGMLTGPVTILQWSFVRNDQPRKDTTIQLGLAIRDEVLDLEKAGLSIIQIDEPAVREGLPIKKENQNDYLNWAVKCFKLCSWGVKDETQIHTHMCYAEFNDIIQSIIDMDADVISIETSRSQMELLNVFTKNHYPNQIGPGVYDIHSPRIPDVDEMTDLLLAASKYLPAKNLWVNPDCGLKTRNWDETKKSIKNMIHAAIRMREAITPQ, encoded by the coding sequence CGAGAAATACTGGAAAGGTATTTCATCGCTGGAAGAATTACAGGAAACAGGAAGACTGGAACGTCTTAAAAACTGGCAATTTCAATACAATGCCGGAATTGATTTAATCCCGTCAAACGACTTCTCGTTTTATGACCAGGTAGCCGACCATATTTTTATGTTTGGTGCCATTCCTTCGCGTTTTAAAATGCTGACCTCAAAGCTAAATAACAGTGATTTGTACTTTGCCTTATGCCGCGGATATCAAAAAGACGGATTTGATGTTACTCCGCTTGAAATGACCAAGTGGTTCGACACCAACTACCACTACCTGGTGCCGGAGTTTGAGAAAAACCAGCAATTTAAACTTAGCAGTAACAAAGTGATTGATGAGTTTAATGAAGCGCTAGAAGCCGGAATTAAAACAAAGCCGGTTTTGCTGGGGCCGTTTTCTTTTCTGAAACTTGGTAAAGAAAAATCGACCGATTTTAATCGGTTAGATTTAATACATGCACTTTTACCTGTTTATATCGAACTTATTGGCCGGATGGAAAATGCAGGTATCGACTGCATTCAGATTGATGAACCCTGCCTGGCAGGAGATTTAACACATCCTGAACAGCAACTTTACCGCGCCGTATTAACTGAATTATTTGGTTCTTTCCCTTCGATAAAATTTGTACTAACCAGCTATTTTGATGGAATAGAAAAACAAATCGACTGGGTAAAATGTCTGCCGTTGGAAATTTTGCATCTTGATTTGGTGCGCGCACCTGAACAGTTGGATTTATTCCTCGAAAAAATACCAAAATTTTTGACTCTATCACTTGGATTGGTTGATGGCAGAAACATTTGGGCCAACAACCTGCATGAGTCGCTGGAGATAATACAAAAAACTGCTAAAAAAATTGGCACCGACCGGATTATTCTGGCTCCTTCCTGTTCATTGTTGCACGTTCCGTATAACCTTGAAAACGAAGACGACGAAACCAATCTACCTCTTTTTGTAAAAGAGAAAATGGCTTTTGCTTTTCAGAAAATAAATGAACTTGTATTGCTGAAAGAGTTGGCATTGGTCAACCCGTCAAAACAAGCTGTTGAAAAACTGGAGAAAAACAAAATAGTAGTTGAAAACTGGGCAAAAAACCCTGCTATTACCAACACTCAGGTTCAGAAACAAGTAGCTGAAGTTCAGAATAAATGGGGCAAAATAGACCGGAAATCATCCTTTAAAGAAAGAATTTGCAAACAACAGGAAAAACTAAACTTGCCCCTTTTCCCCACTACAATGATAGGCTCGTTGCCGCAAACTACAGAGGTACGGAAAATGCGACGCAATTTTATCAACGGATCTATTTCCAAACAAGAATACGATGAGTTTATCGAAGCAGCTATAAAAGATGCTATTAATTGGCAGGAAGAAGTTGGGATTGATGTGCTTGTACATGGCGAATTTGAGCGAAACGACATGGTTGAATTTTTTGGTGAGCAACTGGAAGGTTTTGCCCAAACGCAAAACGGCTGGGTACAGAGTTACGGTTCGCGCGGAGTAAAACCACCCATCATTTTCGGCGATGTTTTTCGCAAAGCACCGATGACCATCCATATCTCGAAGCTGGCACAATCGTTTACCGAAAAACCAATGAAAGGAATGCTTACCGGTCCGGTTACTATTCTTCAGTGGTCTTTTGTACGCAACGATCAACCACGTAAAGATACTACCATACAACTGGGGCTGGCCATTCGCGACGAAGTACTTGACCTGGAAAAAGCAGGCCTGTCAATCATTCAAATTGATGAACCGGCTGTGCGCGAAGGCCTTCCTATAAAAAAAGAAAACCAAAACGACTATTTAAACTGGGCGGTAAAATGCTTTAAACTTTGTAGCTGGGGTGTAAAAGACGAAACGCAAATTCACACCCACATGTGTTATGCGGAGTTTAACGACATAATTCAATCTATTATTGATATGGATGCCGATGTGATAAGTATTGAAACATCGCGTTCGCAAATGGAACTATTAAATGTATTTACCAAAAATCATTATCCTAACCAGATTGGGCCCGGAGTTTATGATATTCATTCTCCCCGCATACCGGATGTGGATGAAATGACAGATCTTTTGCTTGCAGCCTCAAAGTACCTGCCGGCAAAAAATCTGTGGGTGAACCCCGATTGTGGATTAAAAACAAGAAACTGGGATGAAACAAAAAAATCAATTAAAAATATGATTCATGCTGCAATTCGAATGAGGGAAGCGATTACCCCTCAGTAG